A DNA window from Luteolibacter luteus contains the following coding sequences:
- a CDS encoding PQQ-dependent sugar dehydrogenase, which produces MMLLTPPRLRCLLHAIPALLLAGGASVKAATLPAGFAETKIAEGLNPTTMSFAPDGRLFLCEKHGFLRVIVDQALVTEPVLDLSEKVDAWNERGLLSVCFDPDFQKNGWIYVYYTLNEDPKDKSHNSSHNRVSRFTLKGNVADPKSEKVLLELNKLSKTGWHNGGGMAFGKDGKLYIGTGENANAAYAQDSGNLLGKLLRINKDGSIPEDNPYYKEFKGENRAIVALGLRNAFNIAVQPQTGLLYLSMVGANYEEIDRYDTAAAPMPLNYGWPEIDGPRRKQKEPAGYQEPAHAYDHGDATALCGGNFYNPASPRAGAFPAEYAGRFFFTDYKGWIRSIDPANPEKSEAFANKINRPIDVDIAPDGSLWYIERAGIPGGSDEANSESKNGSLWRVRWSGGGQAVKLAVVQQPVDAMLGGSIGTVKVALQDAEGKTVSGASDPITLSFGNGGAIAKAAAVKGVATFSGLHVSTVGDGLILRASSGDLPEVKSEPFGISNQVETPVITPSGGSFSGPVWVSIASGLSGAKIYYTTDGKEPGEGATIYKEPFKLDAGQTVKAIAWKQGAKQSAVANAAISITGKEPYGMVTRPVVKGLKVPASEAEGLPPTLSATGIFSDGKLTPKPGVVPYSLNAPAWTDGAETRHWVILPESGRIGFSPTGEFTWPGGTIFVQHFEIGANHRRLETRLLVLDATGGFGYGASYRWKADQSDAELVDAGGAEEVLKISGDDGKMQEQTWTYPARALCFLCHTSNAGFVLGPKARQLNGDHAYPEGRSDNQLRTWNYLQMFGAGVDEAAIKGYPKTCRVDDATASLEDRVRSYLDANCAHCHRPGGTGAQWDARFETPLAKQNLFSGDLRDTMGIAGAKILAPGDPARSMMHVRMSSSTLGQQMPPLTRNVVDKVAVETLEKWIKELDAKAGQ; this is translated from the coding sequence ATGATGCTCCTCACTCCTCCGCGGCTACGCTGTTTGCTCCACGCGATTCCGGCGTTGCTGCTGGCAGGAGGCGCTTCGGTAAAAGCGGCGACCTTGCCCGCGGGTTTCGCGGAGACGAAGATCGCGGAGGGGCTGAATCCCACCACCATGAGCTTTGCTCCCGATGGCCGGCTGTTCCTTTGTGAGAAGCATGGCTTCCTGCGGGTGATCGTGGATCAAGCGTTGGTGACGGAGCCGGTGCTGGATCTGAGCGAGAAGGTGGATGCTTGGAATGAGCGTGGGCTGTTGAGCGTGTGCTTCGATCCGGATTTCCAAAAGAACGGCTGGATCTACGTCTACTATACCCTGAACGAAGACCCCAAGGACAAGAGCCACAACTCCAGCCACAACCGTGTGAGCCGCTTCACACTGAAGGGCAACGTGGCCGATCCCAAGAGCGAGAAGGTGCTGCTTGAATTGAACAAGCTCTCCAAAACCGGCTGGCACAATGGCGGCGGCATGGCTTTCGGAAAAGATGGCAAGCTTTACATCGGCACCGGCGAGAATGCCAATGCCGCCTATGCTCAGGACAGCGGCAACCTGTTAGGTAAGCTACTCCGCATCAACAAGGACGGGTCGATCCCGGAGGACAATCCTTACTACAAGGAGTTCAAGGGCGAGAACCGTGCAATCGTCGCGCTGGGGCTGCGCAATGCTTTCAACATCGCAGTGCAGCCCCAGACCGGTCTGCTCTACCTCAGCATGGTCGGCGCGAATTATGAGGAGATCGATCGTTACGACACCGCGGCTGCTCCGATGCCGCTGAATTACGGGTGGCCCGAGATCGATGGTCCGCGTCGCAAACAGAAGGAGCCTGCCGGATATCAGGAACCGGCACATGCCTATGATCACGGCGATGCCACGGCGCTCTGTGGAGGGAATTTCTACAATCCCGCATCACCGCGTGCCGGGGCTTTTCCTGCGGAGTATGCGGGCCGCTTTTTCTTCACGGACTACAAGGGCTGGATCCGCTCGATCGATCCGGCGAATCCGGAAAAGAGTGAGGCTTTCGCGAACAAGATCAATCGCCCGATCGATGTGGACATCGCTCCTGATGGATCGCTCTGGTATATCGAGCGCGCGGGCATTCCCGGCGGATCCGATGAAGCAAACAGCGAGAGCAAAAACGGCTCCCTGTGGCGCGTGCGATGGAGCGGCGGCGGGCAGGCGGTGAAGCTGGCGGTAGTCCAACAGCCCGTTGATGCCATGCTCGGGGGCAGCATAGGCACGGTGAAAGTCGCGCTCCAGGATGCCGAGGGGAAGACGGTCAGCGGCGCGAGCGATCCGATCACGCTGAGCTTCGGGAATGGCGGTGCGATTGCGAAGGCTGCCGCGGTGAAGGGCGTGGCGACCTTTTCTGGATTGCACGTAAGCACGGTGGGGGATGGACTCATCCTCCGGGCCAGTAGCGGAGATCTGCCCGAGGTGAAGAGCGAGCCCTTCGGCATTTCCAATCAAGTGGAGACTCCGGTCATCACGCCGTCTGGCGGAAGCTTTAGCGGGCCGGTGTGGGTTAGCATCGCCAGTGGGTTGTCGGGGGCGAAGATTTACTACACCACCGACGGCAAGGAGCCGGGAGAAGGCGCGACAATCTACAAAGAACCTTTTAAGCTCGATGCTGGCCAGACGGTCAAGGCGATCGCATGGAAGCAAGGTGCGAAGCAAAGTGCTGTCGCCAATGCGGCCATTTCGATCACGGGTAAGGAACCCTACGGGATGGTCACCCGTCCGGTGGTGAAGGGACTCAAGGTTCCCGCGAGCGAGGCGGAAGGATTGCCTCCCACTCTTTCGGCGACCGGAATTTTTAGCGATGGCAAGCTGACACCGAAGCCCGGGGTGGTGCCTTATTCGCTGAATGCCCCTGCTTGGACGGATGGAGCGGAGACCCGGCACTGGGTGATTCTTCCAGAGTCGGGGCGAATCGGCTTTTCTCCAACGGGAGAGTTCACGTGGCCGGGTGGGACCATCTTCGTGCAGCATTTCGAGATTGGCGCCAATCATCGTCGCTTGGAGACGAGATTGCTGGTGTTGGATGCCACAGGTGGCTTCGGCTATGGTGCGAGCTACCGATGGAAGGCGGATCAGAGCGATGCCGAGCTGGTGGATGCGGGCGGAGCAGAAGAAGTGCTGAAGATTTCCGGGGATGATGGAAAGATGCAGGAGCAGACCTGGACTTACCCAGCCCGAGCGCTCTGCTTCTTGTGCCACACGTCGAATGCAGGATTCGTGCTCGGGCCGAAGGCGCGGCAGCTGAACGGCGATCATGCTTATCCGGAGGGGCGGAGCGACAACCAGCTTCGCACTTGGAATTACCTCCAGATGTTTGGCGCTGGAGTCGATGAAGCCGCGATCAAGGGCTATCCGAAGACCTGCCGGGTCGATGACGCCACGGCATCACTGGAAGATCGCGTGCGTTCTTATCTGGATGCGAACTGCGCCCATTGTCATCGCCCGGGAGGAACGGGTGCCCAGTGGGATGCCCGGTTCGAGACTCCGCTCGCGAAGCAGAACCTATTCAGCGGGGATCTGCGGGACACCATGGGCATTGCGGGTGCGAAGATCCTGGCGCCCGGAGACCCCGCACGATCGATGATGCATGTGAGGATGTCCTCATCGACCCTTGGCCAACAGATGCCCCCCCTCACACGCAATGTCGTGGACAAGGTCGCGGTGGAAACGCTGGAGAAGTGGATCAAGGAGCTGGATGCGAAAGCCGGTCAGTGA
- a CDS encoding 3-keto-disaccharide hydrolase: protein MFLKALRFIAPLLLTVGYSSGEEWQTLFNGKDLSGWRANVMPESFSVVDGTIRAHAPAESAHLFYAGDLKEGFEKFRNFILEAKVRSEPGSNSGIFIHTDMSIRDEAHHLAKGYEIQLNSSDKEARKTGSLYAIVDLAKSPVDESQWFDVRITVVDQRITIHLNDKLVVDYTEPKDAKRPPERAGRLVSPDGGGIALQAHDPKSTFYFKDLRLKRLP from the coding sequence ATGTTCCTCAAAGCCCTTCGTTTCATCGCTCCCCTGCTCCTCACTGTGGGATACTCCTCCGGCGAAGAGTGGCAGACGCTCTTCAACGGCAAGGATCTCAGCGGCTGGCGGGCGAACGTAATGCCGGAATCTTTCTCCGTGGTTGACGGAACGATCCGTGCGCACGCGCCGGCCGAAAGCGCCCACCTCTTCTATGCGGGAGACCTCAAGGAGGGATTCGAGAAATTCAGGAATTTCATCCTCGAAGCAAAAGTTCGAAGCGAGCCGGGCTCCAATTCCGGCATCTTCATCCACACCGACATGAGTATCCGTGACGAGGCGCACCACCTTGCCAAGGGCTACGAGATCCAACTGAACAGCTCTGACAAGGAAGCCCGCAAGACCGGCAGCCTCTACGCCATCGTGGACCTCGCCAAATCCCCGGTGGATGAAAGCCAATGGTTCGACGTGCGCATCACCGTCGTGGACCAACGGATCACCATCCACCTTAACGACAAACTGGTGGTCGACTACACCGAGCCGAAGGATGCGAAAAGACCACCCGAACGAGCCGGACGCCTCGTCTCCCCCGATGGCGGAGGGATCGCCCTCCAAGCCCATGATCCAAAGAGCACCTTTTACTTCAAGGATCTCCGGCTCAAACGACTCCCGTAA
- a CDS encoding type IV pilus twitching motility protein PilT, whose protein sequence is MAVIDTFLKLMLEKRAERLVLVPDAVPVLLKAGETIELSMPSMRGDILQRVAKEIVGIDPSADLGASRREGTFRAADASEFGYHIQPSGSDCRIDIHTLGSAAPAATQPREFSLAELAEASGGSRLPSPPPPSQGMPFHSGPELLALIDQCMFENASDLFLSTGKPPRVRRKGQLIRCDAAAPTSAQIEQLIPDEDSRTRFEKTGSTDFAVRWELSGGSRRFRINIFRHLDGVAAALRPIRERLPTMAELGLPESLLDLVSYPGGLVLVTGTSGSGKSTTLAALIDHLNHTRARHIVTIEDPVEFQHRDVQCLIHQREVGPDVESFSSGLHAALRENPDVILLGELRDLETISAALTAAETGHLVLGTLHSGSASSAVNRIVDVFPGHQQPHIRVQLASSLRAVLSQRLIPTRAKTLVPVLEKLVVTPAVATGIREGHDHYIRNAMLTGTEEGMITLERSLATLVRKGSIDLETAKRHAVDEKALAHLLE, encoded by the coding sequence ATGGCCGTCATCGATACTTTCCTCAAACTGATGCTGGAGAAGCGCGCCGAACGGCTGGTGCTTGTGCCGGACGCCGTACCCGTCCTTCTGAAAGCCGGGGAAACCATCGAGCTCTCGATGCCTTCCATGAGGGGCGATATCCTGCAGCGCGTTGCGAAAGAGATCGTCGGCATCGATCCAAGCGCCGACCTCGGCGCCAGCCGGCGCGAAGGCACCTTCCGCGCCGCCGATGCTTCGGAGTTCGGCTACCACATTCAGCCGTCGGGATCGGATTGCCGGATCGATATCCATACCCTCGGTTCTGCGGCACCGGCGGCAACACAGCCGCGTGAATTCAGCCTCGCCGAATTGGCAGAGGCATCCGGTGGAAGCAGGCTTCCCTCACCCCCGCCACCTTCGCAGGGAATGCCTTTCCATTCCGGCCCTGAACTTCTTGCACTCATCGACCAGTGCATGTTCGAGAACGCCTCGGATCTCTTTCTTTCCACGGGGAAGCCACCGCGCGTGCGCCGCAAGGGGCAACTCATCCGGTGCGATGCCGCGGCACCGACCAGTGCGCAGATCGAACAGCTGATTCCTGACGAGGACTCGCGCACCCGATTCGAGAAGACAGGCAGCACCGACTTCGCCGTGCGCTGGGAACTATCCGGAGGCAGCCGCCGCTTTCGTATCAATATCTTCCGCCATCTTGATGGTGTCGCCGCTGCGCTGCGCCCCATCCGCGAGCGTCTGCCTACGATGGCCGAGCTCGGCCTTCCCGAGTCATTGTTGGACCTGGTCTCCTATCCCGGCGGTCTCGTGCTCGTCACCGGGACCTCCGGCTCTGGAAAATCCACCACCCTGGCTGCACTCATCGATCACCTCAATCACACCCGCGCGCGCCATATCGTAACCATCGAGGACCCGGTGGAATTCCAGCACCGAGATGTCCAGTGCCTGATCCATCAGCGCGAGGTCGGACCGGATGTCGAAAGCTTCAGCTCCGGCCTTCACGCAGCGTTGCGCGAGAATCCCGACGTCATCCTCCTGGGTGAGCTCCGTGACCTCGAGACGATCTCCGCAGCACTCACCGCCGCGGAAACCGGTCACCTTGTGCTCGGCACGCTTCACTCGGGAAGCGCCAGCTCCGCGGTAAATCGCATCGTCGATGTTTTCCCCGGTCATCAGCAACCCCACATCCGCGTGCAACTCGCTTCGTCTCTCCGCGCGGTTCTTTCGCAGCGGCTCATCCCGACACGTGCAAAGACCCTTGTCCCCGTTCTGGAGAAACTCGTCGTCACCCCCGCTGTTGCCACCGGAATCCGCGAGGGCCACGACCACTACATCCGGAATGCGATGCTCACCGGGACCGAGGAAGGGATGATCACCTTGGAACGGTCGCTCGCGACTCTGGTGCGGAAGGGCAGCATCGATCTCGAAACGGCGAAGCGTCATGCGGTTGACGAGAAGGCCCTGGCACACCTTCTGGAATAA